The following DNA comes from Rhodanobacteraceae bacterium.
CAGTTGCGGGCAGCGACCCCTGCCATCGCCCGCGAGCGCGCGCAGCGTTTTCCGCATGGCTCGGCACTCAAGGGCCAGGCCTGGATGGAGAACGGCCTTCGCATCGAAGCCGCCCATGACTTCAGCACATCGAACTTCATGCCGCTGCCGGATGTGCACCAGATGACGCTGGAACTGGGCAGTGGCGCTGCCGTGGGCGATCAGCCGGCCTTTGCTCTGGATCCCACGATGCGCCTGCAATTGGCTTCGATCATGCGCATGACGCCGAGTGCCTGCCCGGATCCGCAGTATCCAGCCGCCGATTTTCATGACGACCACAGCAAGTGGCTGATGCCGGTCGATGGCGCCGGACGCCTGCCCGCATCCTTGGTCATCGCCAGCAAGAATGCCGAATCCTATGGCTACATCGGCGACAGCGCCTTCGTGCATGACACCGAGCGTGGCCTTGCCTTTGCCCTGAGTGCGGTGCTTTTCGTCGACCGCGACGGAGTACTGAACGACGGCCGCTATGCCTATCAGGAGATCGGCCGTCCATTCCTGCGTGAACTGGGATCGGCGGTGCTCGCCCACGAGCGCGCGCAGTCGATCGCACACTCAGTAGCGGTGAAGGCTGACTGAGTTAGGATGGGGCATAGCCTTCGAGGATGCCAATCATGGAAAGTCCGGATCTTGATCTGCCGCCGTTGGGTTCAGGTGACAAGGTGCCGAAGGTACG
Coding sequences within:
- a CDS encoding serine hydrolase — its product is MRRRDALAALGLGACAGSLRAAAPVDGDPLPELLKAAGPTVRRVLADARSFEPQIIWTRLAPAGDGWRVQAQHQYGVQRERWFAAASFVKLPLAALIGEFLSAAQLSQQLPALRLVLDRRAACAPLPAAETEGWPLLRLLRAMLVVSDNRAYNALYELIGSDALHQRLLELGYRDCRLGARLGCTGRSAGKLAARLMGADGQLRAATPAIARERAQRFPHGSALKGQAWMENGLRIEAAHDFSTSNFMPLPDVHQMTLELGSGAAVGDQPAFALDPTMRLQLASIMRMTPSACPDPQYPAADFHDDHSKWLMPVDGAGRLPASLVIASKNAESYGYIGDSAFVHDTERGLAFALSAVLFVDRDGVLNDGRYAYQEIGRPFLRELGSAVLAHERAQSIAHSVAVKAD